The following is a genomic window from Thunnus maccoyii chromosome 13, fThuMac1.1, whole genome shotgun sequence.
ACAGGCCGACCAGGTAAGCCTCGCTGGCCTCCTGCAGAGCCATGACAGCGGAGCTCTGGAAGCGCAGGTCGGTCTTGAAGTCCTGAGCGATCTCCCTCACCAGGCGCTGGAAGGGCAGCTTGCGGATCAGCAGCTCGGTGGATTTCTGGTAACGACGGATCTCTCTCAGAGCCACGGTACCGGGCCTGTAACGATGGGGCTTCTTGACTCCGCCGGTGGCCGGGGCGCTCTTACGGGCAGCCTTGGTGGCCAGCTGCTTCCTGGGAGCTTTGCCTCCGGTGGATTTACGAGCGGTCTGCTTGGTTCTTGCCATCGCTTCTTCTTTCTCTGATCAGAAGAAAATAATACTGAGAAGAAGAGTCACGCTGCTCTTAAAGTGTCGGAGCGGCTACGTAACTGTGACGCTGCTTCAGACCTCCGGGTCCTGATTGGTGAGCGGCTCCTCCCGGAGCTCAGCACCGCCTAGAGGAGCGACCCACCGCCTGAACCTCCGCTCCTTATTGGGGGAAAAGCTTCATAGCGGGCCGCCCTCTGCTGGAGCCTCTTTTC
Proteins encoded in this region:
- the LOC121910399 gene encoding histone H3; this encodes MARTKQTARKSTGGKAPRKQLATKAARKSAPATGGVKKPHRYRPGTVALREIRRYQKSTELLIRKLPFQRLVREIAQDFKTDLRFQSSAVMALQEASEAYLVGLFEDTNLCAIHAKRVTIMPKDIQLARRIRGERA